In one Candidatus Zixiibacteriota bacterium genomic region, the following are encoded:
- a CDS encoding S41 family peptidase: MTVEIPLTRQMPGRTRSAKAVIPGIIAVTIFFMVLLMPLMSVAQGGPVGPGEDKTIDARMQKEIIDSISGALNTTYVFPDVARKMEEHLRKQLKDGRYKELAGCDAFCRKLSEDLQSVSNDKHLNVRFVPDKYIDQMANDTLTDSAKAVQLTESKRDNFGFKEVKILNGNIGYLDFRQFSDAKNAGATAIAAMNFLGNTDAIIIDLRQNGGGYPSMIQLLSSYFFEEPVHLNSFYIRASDSTEQYWSYAYVPGTRLPKADLYVLTSSYTFSGAEEFTYNMKNLKRGTIIGETTGGGAHPVNRKVFKNLNVGVQLPYGRAINPISGTNWEGTGVTPDIAVPSDQALNVAHLEALKKLAQKADSPDRKRELEWAMEGLETIVNPISLPEDSLKLYVGDFGPRHVTIENGRLYYQREKNPRFSLIPMGNDKFMAEGLDYFRIKFVRDSSGKVTELVGMYDNGRTDSNPKNP; this comes from the coding sequence ATGACAGTAGAAATTCCGTTGACCAGGCAGATGCCGGGAAGAACTCGTTCTGCAAAAGCGGTAATACCCGGGATAATTGCAGTCACGATTTTCTTTATGGTCCTGCTGATGCCTCTTATGTCCGTGGCTCAGGGAGGGCCGGTGGGACCGGGGGAGGACAAAACAATTGATGCCCGTATGCAGAAAGAGATCATTGACAGTATCTCCGGCGCCCTCAACACAACCTATGTTTTTCCGGACGTGGCCAGGAAGATGGAGGAGCATCTTCGAAAACAGCTCAAGGATGGCAGGTATAAGGAACTCGCCGGTTGTGATGCTTTCTGTCGTAAACTGAGCGAAGACCTGCAGTCGGTGAGCAATGATAAGCATCTCAATGTCAGGTTTGTTCCGGATAAATATATTGACCAGATGGCCAACGATACCCTGACCGATTCGGCCAAGGCAGTACAGCTAACCGAAAGCAAGCGCGATAATTTTGGATTTAAAGAGGTTAAGATTCTTAACGGCAATATCGGGTATCTGGATTTCCGCCAATTTTCCGATGCTAAAAACGCCGGAGCAACCGCAATTGCCGCCATGAATTTTCTGGGGAACACTGATGCTATTATTATTGACCTGCGCCAGAATGGGGGCGGTTACCCCAGCATGATTCAGCTTCTCTCCAGCTATTTCTTTGAAGAGCCGGTTCATCTTAATAGTTTCTATATTCGCGCCAGCGACTCCACCGAACAGTATTGGAGTTATGCCTATGTCCCCGGGACGCGGCTCCCCAAGGCCGATCTCTATGTTCTGACCAGTTCCTATACTTTCTCGGGGGCGGAGGAATTCACTTATAATATGAAGAACCTCAAACGAGGCACCATCATAGGTGAAACCACCGGCGGAGGGGCTCATCCGGTCAACCGAAAAGTCTTTAAGAATCTGAATGTCGGGGTACAACTTCCTTATGGACGCGCTATAAATCCTATTTCCGGCACCAATTGGGAAGGAACCGGAGTGACGCCGGATATTGCTGTTCCATCCGACCAGGCTTTAAACGTGGCGCATCTGGAGGCTCTTAAGAAGTTGGCTCAGAAAGCCGACAGCCCGGATAGAAAAAGGGAGCTGGAGTGGGCAATGGAAGGGTTGGAGACGATTGTCAATCCGATCAGCCTTCCGGAAGACTCCCTCAAATTGTATGTGGGTGACTTTGGCCCGCGCCATGTTACCATTGAAAACGGCCGCCTCTATTACCAAAGGGAAAAGAACCCTCGGTTTTCCTTGATACCGATGGGGAATGATAAATTTATGGCGGAGGGGCTCGACTATTTCCGGATAAAGTTTGTCAGAGATTCCTCCGGCAAGGTGACGGAACTGGTCGGCATGTATGACAACGGTCGGACCGATAGCAATCCCAAGAATCCATGA
- a CDS encoding helix-turn-helix domain-containing GNAT family N-acetyltransferase, producing the protein MDLIARLGPLALASRLKRLAEALQHDVSRVYEACRIDFEARWFPVMYALRDKPSMTVTAVAAAIGLTYPAVNQIAGEMAARGLLASTTDKDDRRKRLLLLTPEGRRTLKILEPIWGDVESATREFIRQADGDFMKDLGRLEAALNRSGMFERVMMRVKNRQFNMVEIIGYHRRHKRYFLELNSEWLREFFSLEESDRKILSDPARKIIRKGGLVIFARLDRSIIGTAAVIKHNDDVYELTKMAVTKKARGMQAGKKLALSAIDRIRRLGGREIVLQTSPKLEIASALYRKLGFKEILGKPEWATDYRRKSIYMKLDLTKNT; encoded by the coding sequence ATGGATTTGATTGCCCGATTGGGGCCTTTAGCACTTGCCAGCCGGCTCAAAAGGCTGGCCGAGGCACTGCAGCATGATGTTTCGCGGGTCTATGAAGCCTGCCGGATTGACTTTGAGGCCCGATGGTTTCCGGTGATGTATGCTTTGAGAGATAAGCCATCCATGACTGTTACGGCCGTGGCGGCGGCTATTGGGCTGACCTACCCGGCGGTAAATCAAATAGCCGGCGAAATGGCGGCGCGCGGGCTGCTGGCCTCGACCACCGATAAAGATGACCGAAGAAAGCGCCTGCTGTTGCTCACCCCCGAGGGAAGAAGAACCTTGAAGATACTTGAGCCTATCTGGGGGGATGTTGAATCGGCCACGAGGGAATTCATTCGCCAGGCTGACGGTGATTTTATGAAAGACCTGGGGCGGCTGGAAGCCGCCCTGAATCGGTCTGGCATGTTTGAGAGAGTCATGATGCGGGTGAAGAATCGCCAGTTCAATATGGTGGAAATAATCGGCTATCATCGGCGACACAAAAGATATTTTCTGGAGCTGAATTCCGAATGGCTGCGGGAATTTTTTTCATTAGAGGAATCGGATCGAAAAATCCTATCCGATCCGGCCCGCAAGATTATCCGGAAAGGAGGCTTGGTGATTTTCGCCCGGCTTGATCGCTCGATTATCGGGACAGCGGCCGTGATCAAGCACAATGATGATGTTTATGAACTGACAAAAATGGCAGTAACAAAAAAGGCACGGGGTATGCAGGCGGGAAAAAAACTGGCCTTGAGTGCGATTGATCGGATTCGCCGGCTTGGCGGCCGGGAAATTGTCCTTCAGACCAGCCCGAAACTGGAAATCGCGTCGGCGCTATATCGTAAACTGGGCTTTAAGGAGATTTTGGGCAAGCCGGAATGGGCGACAGATTATCGGAGAAAATCAATCTACATGAAATTGGATTTGACGAAAAACACGTAA
- a CDS encoding SWIB/MDM2 domain-containing protein — translation MAVKKAAKKPAQKKAPVKKKAAKMPAKKKVVKKKAAPKKKTARKPNPAFMRPMQPDEMLGAVVGLKPIPRTEITKKLWEYIKKNKLQDSVNRRMINADDNLKAVFGGKKQVSMFEMTKLVAKHMK, via the coding sequence ATGGCAGTTAAGAAAGCGGCTAAGAAGCCGGCCCAGAAAAAAGCGCCGGTTAAGAAAAAAGCCGCCAAAATGCCGGCCAAAAAGAAAGTGGTGAAGAAGAAAGCGGCTCCTAAGAAGAAAACAGCTCGCAAACCGAATCCAGCTTTCATGAGGCCGATGCAGCCCGATGAGATGCTTGGGGCCGTGGTGGGGTTGAAACCGATTCCCCGCACGGAAATCACCAAGAAGCTCTGGGAGTATATCAAGAAGAACAAGCTGCAGGATAGTGTCAACAGGAGAATGATCAACGCAGATGACAACCTGAAAGCGGTCTTCGGCGGCAAAAAGCAGGTCAGCATGTTTGAGATGACCAAGCTGGTTGCCAAGCACATGAAATAG
- a CDS encoding cytidylate kinase-like family protein, with translation MRSIEAIIASQFKVWEKERLQREAEGKSGAGLRIRPIVTFSRQKGSLGLLIAEKLAKQLDYRILRREIVDEICKSAGYQKKIIQALDGKVPNPVEFWLEGLFKGQYVTQPDYTKSLVKVILSMSELGGVLVIGRGANFILPPERRFSLRTIAALPCRIENLQRYEKLSPNDARDEIIRNDRTQTEFIRTTFRRDINDSSAYDLVVNTTNIDVDSAVKICDEAIRAKWRQLESAAPGGEN, from the coding sequence ATGCGCTCTATCGAGGCGATTATTGCCAGCCAGTTTAAGGTCTGGGAAAAAGAACGGCTTCAGCGGGAAGCTGAAGGAAAATCGGGGGCCGGTTTGCGAATTCGTCCGATTGTGACGTTTAGTCGGCAGAAAGGCAGCCTGGGCCTTCTCATAGCCGAGAAGTTGGCAAAACAACTTGATTATCGAATCCTCCGTCGTGAGATCGTCGATGAAATATGCAAGTCGGCCGGTTATCAGAAGAAAATAATTCAAGCGCTGGATGGAAAGGTTCCCAATCCGGTCGAATTCTGGCTGGAGGGGTTGTTTAAAGGACAGTATGTCACTCAGCCTGATTACACCAAGAGTCTGGTCAAAGTGATACTTTCCATGTCGGAACTGGGTGGAGTGTTAGTTATCGGTCGCGGGGCCAACTTCATTCTGCCGCCGGAACGGCGTTTCAGCCTGCGCACGATAGCGGCGCTGCCCTGCCGGATCGAAAATTTGCAGCGATATGAGAAGTTGTCTCCCAATGACGCCAGAGATGAAATTATCAGGAATGACCGGACGCAGACCGAGTTTATCAGAACCACTTTCCGACGTGATATCAATGATTCGAGCGCCTATGATCTGGTCGTCAATACCACCAATATTGATGTCGATTCGGCGGTAAAAATCTGTGACGAGGCTATCAGGGCCAAATGGCGTCAATTAGAGTCGGCGGCCCCCGGCGGTGAAAACTGA
- the gatE gene encoding Glu-tRNA(Gln) amidotransferase subunit GatE → MVNYGIDIEDNSLFESLGFKCGLEIHQQVATEKKLFCHCPVGLTKRKYDAEILRHMRPTLSELGEYDGTALMEFKTKKEVIYRLYRDRTCTYEMDDTPPFLVNQQAVDFAIQLALLFNCRIVDEIHVIRKQYLDGSIPTGFQRTMIIGVDGWMPYKDRKITVSQVNLEEEACREVSDIGHRITYATDRLSIPLVEIITGSDMRNPTEAAEVCRLLGNSMKITGLVRRGIGTVRQDVNVSITGGTRVEIKGVYKVGNIKPLTAIEALRQKGLLELKKLFPSRFGTAEKIAYAESNLTPMFSGTNNLIGHRLESDTPLKVVGLYLPDMADIINFPLQPNWDFGSELGGRVRVIACIDSKPNLFFYSRRDKYDIPEQIWNEIRGIWNIGSNDDIVVICGPSADVVTAINEIKIRISELAGGVVNETRQDMKDGTTDFERILPGPDRMYPDTDHPPVRIAAERVAEDRKKVGEPLWEKQRRWSQMGLGPELVAALSLSPSAELFERLAAEKSINVRKAAHICTGLMTGLRRRGYRFAQDSQGKIYQIILSALRQDWPYGRLKEALVALASNESIPESQVKEPDEAIFEKSWREAEKAFIPSKNDTDHEKFRRFIIGRLLEKYPAATRQILERVSRKLAVVK, encoded by the coding sequence ATGGTCAACTATGGAATCGACATAGAGGATAATTCTCTCTTTGAATCCCTGGGGTTCAAATGCGGGCTGGAAATCCATCAGCAAGTAGCCACCGAAAAGAAACTGTTCTGCCATTGTCCGGTCGGCCTGACCAAGAGGAAATATGATGCTGAGATTCTGCGCCATATGCGCCCGACCCTGTCGGAACTGGGCGAGTATGACGGCACCGCCCTGATGGAATTCAAGACCAAGAAGGAAGTCATCTACCGTCTCTATCGAGATCGCACCTGCACTTACGAGATGGATGATACCCCGCCCTTTCTGGTCAATCAGCAGGCGGTCGATTTCGCTATTCAACTGGCCCTTCTTTTCAATTGCAGAATTGTCGATGAGATTCATGTCATAAGAAAACAGTATCTGGACGGTTCCATCCCGACCGGTTTCCAGAGAACCATGATTATCGGGGTTGACGGCTGGATGCCGTATAAGGACCGAAAAATCACTGTCAGTCAGGTCAATCTGGAAGAAGAGGCCTGCCGTGAGGTCTCCGATATCGGGCATCGGATTACTTATGCCACCGACCGCCTCTCGATACCGCTGGTTGAAATTATTACCGGATCCGATATGCGAAATCCGACCGAGGCGGCTGAGGTTTGCCGACTGCTGGGAAATTCAATGAAGATTACCGGGCTGGTGCGGCGCGGCATCGGCACCGTTCGGCAGGATGTCAATGTTTCCATCACCGGCGGTACCCGGGTCGAGATCAAAGGGGTCTATAAAGTCGGCAATATCAAACCTCTGACTGCTATCGAGGCGCTTCGCCAGAAGGGATTGCTGGAATTAAAGAAGCTCTTCCCGAGCCGCTTTGGGACAGCAGAAAAGATTGCCTATGCCGAAAGCAATCTTACCCCCATGTTCAGCGGCACTAACAATCTAATCGGCCATCGGCTCGAAAGTGATACGCCCCTAAAAGTGGTCGGTCTCTATCTGCCGGATATGGCCGACATCATCAATTTCCCCCTGCAGCCAAACTGGGATTTCGGTTCGGAATTGGGCGGAAGAGTGCGGGTCATCGCCTGTATCGACAGCAAACCCAACCTCTTTTTCTATTCCCGGAGAGATAAATATGACATTCCGGAGCAAATCTGGAATGAAATCCGCGGCATATGGAATATCGGTTCCAATGACGATATCGTGGTTATCTGCGGGCCATCCGCCGATGTTGTCACGGCCATAAACGAAATCAAGATTCGGATATCGGAACTGGCGGGCGGTGTAGTCAATGAAACCCGCCAGGATATGAAAGACGGCACCACCGATTTTGAGAGAATTCTCCCCGGCCCCGATAGAATGTACCCCGATACCGACCATCCTCCGGTCAGAATTGCCGCCGAAAGAGTGGCCGAAGACAGAAAGAAAGTGGGCGAACCGCTCTGGGAGAAACAGCGTCGCTGGTCACAAATGGGGCTGGGTCCGGAATTGGTCGCCGCTTTGTCATTATCTCCCTCTGCCGAGCTTTTTGAACGTCTGGCGGCCGAGAAATCTATCAATGTCAGGAAAGCGGCGCATATCTGTACCGGTCTGATGACCGGCCTCAGAAGAAGAGGTTATCGGTTTGCCCAAGACAGTCAGGGTAAAATCTATCAAATCATCCTATCTGCTCTGCGGCAAGATTGGCCCTATGGGCGATTGAAAGAGGCGCTCGTTGCTCTGGCCTCGAATGAATCTATTCCTGAGAGTCAGGTCAAGGAGCCGGACGAAGCGATATTCGAGAAGTCCTGGCGCGAAGCCGAAAAAGCTTTCATTCCTTCCAAGAATGATACCGATCATGAGAAGTTCCGCCGTTTCATTATCGGGCGGTTACTGGAGAAATACCCCGCTGCCACGAGGCAAATTCTCGAGCGAGTCAGCCGGAAACTGGCTGTCGTAAAATAG
- a CDS encoding glycosyltransferase, producing the protein MSFKLEIEGDQHLESIKVLFLTHNYIRFKGDFAGVFLHLLARQLREEGVEVVVVAPHDATLPDSETIEGINIHRFRYGKDEEETFAYRGEMHRQLFRNPFRIFLLIRFLKSAYHLACSVIEKENLSVVSVHWVIPNGVVAHFLKKRYKDKIKLILSSHGTDIRLLCEMPLIHRFFRPIIKQAKAWTVVSSYLKSKITKLGKEAADKVTVVPLPNDETLFYPDPQVHKEPMLVVAVSRLTGQKRISFLLEAIKAISKELPEARLEIYGTGPEKLSLARRIDELGLKGRAIIKEPVPQQELRKVYNRAAVVVLNSIEEGFGLALTEAMLCRTAVIGTNSGGITDIIEDKQTGLLVPPDDIEKLADAIGMILKDRHLRARLAEAGYRKALAQFSSRSSARKFAELFRKK; encoded by the coding sequence TTGTCGTTCAAGCTTGAAATTGAAGGTGACCAGCACCTGGAATCAATCAAGGTTCTTTTTCTAACCCACAATTATATTCGTTTCAAGGGGGACTTTGCGGGGGTTTTCCTGCACCTTTTGGCCCGGCAATTGAGAGAGGAAGGGGTTGAGGTGGTTGTGGTCGCACCGCATGATGCCACTCTGCCTGATTCTGAAACAATCGAGGGGATTAATATCCACCGATTTCGCTATGGCAAGGATGAGGAAGAGACTTTTGCCTACCGCGGTGAGATGCATCGCCAGCTATTCCGGAACCCCTTCAGGATTTTTCTGCTGATACGATTTCTGAAATCGGCCTATCATCTGGCCTGCTCGGTTATCGAAAAGGAAAATCTTTCGGTCGTCTCGGTGCATTGGGTGATCCCCAACGGCGTGGTTGCCCATTTCCTAAAAAAACGGTACAAGGACAAAATTAAACTCATCTTAAGTTCTCATGGAACCGATATCCGGCTCTTATGCGAAATGCCGCTGATTCATCGGTTCTTCCGGCCAATTATAAAACAGGCTAAGGCCTGGACTGTCGTTTCGAGCTATCTCAAGAGCAAGATAACGAAACTGGGCAAGGAGGCTGCCGACAAAGTCACCGTCGTGCCGCTTCCCAACGATGAAACCCTTTTCTATCCTGATCCGCAAGTTCATAAGGAGCCGATGCTGGTGGTGGCGGTCTCCCGGCTAACCGGGCAGAAGAGAATTTCATTTTTATTGGAGGCCATAAAAGCAATATCAAAAGAACTGCCGGAAGCAAGGCTGGAAATTTATGGAACCGGGCCGGAAAAGTTGTCTTTAGCCAGAAGGATAGATGAACTCGGTCTGAAGGGAAGAGCGATAATTAAGGAGCCGGTACCCCAGCAAGAATTGCGGAAAGTTTACAATCGGGCCGCCGTCGTGGTTCTTAATTCCATTGAGGAAGGCTTCGGCCTGGCGCTGACCGAGGCGATGCTCTGCCGTACTGCGGTCATTGGAACGAATTCCGGGGGAATTACCGATATTATTGAGGATAAACAGACCGGGCTCTTGGTACCGCCCGATGATATTGAGAAACTGGCTGATGCGATCGGAATGATTTTGAAAGATCGCCATTTGAGGGCACGTCTGGCCGAGGCCGGCTATAGAAAGGCGCTGGCGCAGTTTTCCTCACGATCTTCGGCGAGAAAATTCGCGGAATTATTCAGAAAGAAATAG
- a CDS encoding iron-containing alcohol dehydrogenase — protein MQNFTFYLPTKIIFGPGEIQKIGIEAKNLGEKAIIITGKRSSSEFGIINRVTDYLEKEGIEAIVFDKIEPNPRTTTIDEAGALARKNECDLVIGLGGGSPMDAAKGVAVAAAEGQPIWDYIYHGQPVVKKVTRALPIIEIPTLAATGSEADSGAVITNWETHEKTVLGSPLLFPRVSIIDPELTVTVPKDYTIDGGIDIICHVIESFFTGDNDTPVQDRFSLSIVRTVMDYLPDVIEDPQDINARGQLSWCSTLALSGMINSGRGGNFPLHAMEHALSAHYDISHGRGLALLLPRLMEFTYPSRPAKFAFMARELFGIDSERKTELEQARLAIDWMIDFLQSVGRYMKMEDVGIKDDSKFEQMAEDILRLYSMNRQYLNNPKPLYRADIIKIFQMTQ, from the coding sequence ATGCAGAATTTTACTTTTTATCTCCCGACCAAGATAATTTTCGGGCCGGGAGAGATTCAAAAAATCGGCATTGAGGCCAAGAATCTCGGCGAAAAAGCCATTATTATCACCGGCAAGCGATCATCTTCGGAATTCGGCATTATCAACCGTGTCACCGATTATCTTGAAAAAGAAGGTATCGAGGCGATTGTCTTTGATAAGATCGAACCAAACCCGAGGACGACTACCATTGATGAGGCGGGTGCGCTGGCGCGAAAAAATGAATGCGATCTTGTTATCGGTCTCGGCGGCGGCTCCCCGATGGATGCCGCCAAAGGGGTGGCGGTGGCAGCCGCTGAGGGACAACCCATTTGGGACTATATTTACCATGGTCAGCCGGTGGTCAAAAAAGTCACCAGGGCGCTCCCGATTATCGAAATTCCCACTCTGGCCGCGACCGGTTCCGAGGCCGATTCCGGGGCGGTTATCACCAATTGGGAAACCCATGAGAAAACTGTCCTCGGTTCGCCGCTTCTCTTTCCGCGCGTATCCATTATCGACCCTGAATTGACCGTCACCGTCCCCAAAGACTATACCATTGACGGCGGCATTGATATTATCTGTCATGTCATCGAGAGCTTTTTCACCGGTGATAACGACACCCCGGTGCAGGACCGATTTTCTCTTTCGATAGTGCGGACTGTGATGGATTATCTTCCCGATGTAATAGAAGACCCCCAGGATATTAACGCCCGCGGCCAGCTCTCCTGGTGCTCGACCCTTGCTCTTTCCGGGATGATTAATTCCGGTCGGGGCGGGAATTTCCCCCTGCATGCCATGGAACATGCTCTTTCGGCACACTATGATATTTCTCACGGTCGGGGGCTGGCGCTGCTTCTCCCCCGCCTAATGGAATTCACCTATCCCTCGCGCCCGGCCAAGTTCGCTTTTATGGCCCGGGAGCTGTTCGGCATCGACTCCGAAAGAAAAACCGAACTGGAGCAGGCTCGCCTCGCCATTGATTGGATGATCGATTTCCTGCAGTCAGTCGGGCGATACATGAAAATGGAGGATGTCGGTATTAAAGATGATTCGAAATTCGAGCAGATGGCCGAAGACATACTCCGGTTATACTCGATGAATCGGCAGTATCTGAACAATCCCAAGCCGCTTTATAGGGCTGATATAATCAAGATATTCCAGATGACGCAGTAG
- a CDS encoding ornithine cyclodeaminase family protein: MPLLLTRDDVIRVLDMPDCMTMVEKAFAELAAGTAVLPLRIGITPPDGLSLYMPAYLKGMGALACKVVTVYKNNPKKFNLPTTIGKVLLQNPETGEVICIMDGGYLTAVRTGAASGVATKYLARADKGQVAGIFGAGVQAKTQLWAVATARELARAYVYDISADATKAFIKEMETKLNLTIIPAESPEQILAEANIICTASSSAIPLFDGTLVRPGTHVNGIGSHSPNARELDTAIIKRSKIVADSFEACLKEAGDIMIPMQEGAIASTHMHAELGDVILGRKQGRSSDSEITLFKSNGLAIQDAATAKLVYDKAKQAGIGKEVVI, from the coding sequence ATGCCCCTGCTATTAACCAGAGATGATGTTATCCGTGTGCTTGATATGCCTGACTGTATGACCATGGTGGAAAAAGCCTTTGCCGAACTGGCCGCAGGAACCGCCGTTCTGCCGCTTCGAATCGGCATTACTCCGCCCGACGGTTTATCGCTCTATATGCCGGCCTATTTGAAAGGGATGGGGGCGCTGGCCTGCAAAGTGGTGACGGTTTATAAGAACAATCCCAAAAAATTCAATCTTCCCACAACAATCGGTAAAGTGTTGTTACAGAATCCCGAAACCGGCGAGGTAATCTGCATCATGGATGGCGGATATCTTACGGCGGTTCGAACCGGCGCTGCCAGCGGCGTGGCAACCAAATATCTTGCCCGCGCCGATAAAGGACAGGTGGCCGGAATATTCGGCGCCGGTGTGCAGGCCAAGACTCAGCTATGGGCGGTGGCGACAGCAAGGGAACTCGCGCGCGCTTATGTATATGATATCTCCGCCGATGCCACAAAGGCGTTTATCAAAGAGATGGAAACGAAGTTGAACCTGACCATTATCCCGGCCGAGTCGCCGGAGCAGATTCTGGCTGAGGCGAATATTATTTGTACCGCTTCATCCTCGGCCATTCCCCTGTTTGACGGCACCCTCGTGCGGCCCGGGACACATGTCAATGGTATCGGCAGTCATTCCCCCAACGCCCGCGAACTCGACACGGCCATAATTAAAAGGTCCAAAATCGTGGCCGATTCGTTTGAAGCCTGTTTGAAAGAGGCCGGAGATATCATGATTCCCATGCAGGAAGGTGCAATTGCTTCAACACACATGCACGCGGAGCTGGGCGATGTTATTCTGGGCCGCAAGCAGGGGCGGAGCAGTGATTCCGAGATTACTCTATTCAAGTCCAATGGGCTGGCGATTCAGGATGCCGCAACGGCCAAGTTGGTTTATGATAAGGCCAAGCAGGCCGGGATCGGGAAAGAGGTAGTGATTTAG
- a CDS encoding T9SS type A sorting domain-containing protein: MAMHHRYFQAMFFMVAAGLLFFAGIPSAIADSTFVSGTIVNSTWTKANSPYCVTGDILIAGLTIEPGVLVEFQGNYVFEVAGVLKAIGTEEDSVIFKEALGSGGWRGIFFNYNVPGSELAYCAISGSTQSGIRCDNGAPTVRNCLIKNNSTLSYGGGIYSVNSTLTLTNTVIDSNETTGLFGGGVYFTGSLTLIKCRIINNRNLLYGSTATAAGGGIFSGGGPLHMIACEVADNLCYSLNPTAGRGAEAVGGGIYHSSDSLIMKNCILQRNLAYAGANTAEEDAFGGAIYIYSGAAIMQNCIIADDSLYSREVWGGQAKGGGIYIYSGTLAMFNCTVAHNAYEGVWCNGGSVVTSANSIFYFNARNEIYGTAAVTYSDVQDGYIGTGNIDLHPIFESSTVFRIVEGSPCIDAGDPDIQYNDVCFPPSLGTVRNDMGAHGGPGGCGWDTPAIVCPQLSIDTALCSGELCIELPIYYAGNVIIDGASWANDSLCFSVDTAGSYTYNIIASNISGADTCNINVNISPCNDIIENGTQALPMEYILEQNWPNPFNPMTEIRFGLPRRCTVALDIYNILGQKVATILDKILPGGYYVARWDGAVSGGKSAANGIYFYRLTAGDFEATKKMVLLK, from the coding sequence ATGGCTATGCATCATCGCTATTTTCAAGCAATGTTCTTCATGGTGGCCGCGGGATTATTATTTTTCGCGGGCATTCCTTCGGCAATTGCCGATAGTACATTTGTTTCAGGTACGATCGTAAATAGCACCTGGACAAAGGCAAACTCGCCGTACTGCGTTACGGGTGACATACTCATAGCGGGGTTGACCATCGAACCCGGCGTTCTTGTTGAGTTTCAGGGCAACTATGTTTTTGAAGTTGCGGGTGTACTTAAAGCGATAGGAACCGAGGAAGATTCAGTTATTTTCAAGGAAGCCCTGGGGAGCGGTGGTTGGAGGGGAATATTTTTCAATTATAATGTACCGGGTTCTGAGCTTGCCTATTGCGCTATCAGCGGATCAACACAGAGTGGAATCCGTTGCGATAATGGCGCGCCCACCGTGCGCAATTGTTTGATTAAGAATAACAGTACTTTGAGCTATGGTGGCGGGATATATTCCGTAAATTCCACGCTGACTCTGACTAATACGGTCATTGATTCAAATGAGACTACCGGACTTTTCGGCGGCGGTGTTTATTTTACGGGATCACTCACGCTCATCAAATGCAGGATTATTAATAACCGTAATTTATTGTATGGCAGTACAGCGACCGCGGCCGGGGGCGGTATCTTCAGTGGCGGAGGTCCGCTCCATATGATTGCATGTGAAGTGGCAGATAATCTATGTTACTCTTTGAATCCGACTGCAGGCAGAGGCGCCGAGGCGGTTGGTGGTGGCATCTACCACTCTTCTGATTCCTTGATCATGAAGAACTGCATTCTCCAACGCAATCTTGCCTATGCGGGCGCCAATACTGCCGAAGAAGATGCTTTCGGTGGTGCTATCTACATATATTCGGGCGCTGCGATAATGCAGAATTGCATAATCGCCGATGACTCACTTTATTCCCGCGAAGTCTGGGGCGGCCAGGCCAAAGGTGGGGGCATATACATTTATTCGGGCACTCTCGCGATGTTCAATTGCACGGTCGCACACAATGCGTATGAAGGTGTCTGGTGTAATGGAGGCAGTGTCGTTACATCAGCAAATTCTATTTTCTACTTCAATGCTCGAAACGAGATATATGGGACGGCGGCGGTGACTTATAGTGATGTTCAGGATGGGTATATAGGCACAGGAAACATTGACCTGCATCCGATATTTGAAAGCAGCACGGTCTTTAGAATAGTGGAAGGCTCCCCTTGTATAGATGCTGGCGATCCAGACATACAGTACAATGACGTGTGCTTTCCACCATCGCTGGGTACCGTAAGAAACGATATGGGCGCACACGGCGGACCGGGCGGTTGTGGATGGGATACGCCTGCTATTGTCTGTCCGCAGTTGTCAATTGACACGGCATTGTGCAGCGGCGAACTGTGTATCGAGTTGCCTATATATTATGCAGGCAATGTCATCATTGATGGCGCATCATGGGCCAATGATTCCCTTTGTTTCAGTGTTGATACAGCAGGCAGTTACACTTATAATATAATTGCAAGCAATATTTCTGGGGCGGATACATGCAATATAAACGTTAATATCAGTCCCTGCAATGACATCATAGAAAATGGCACACAGGCACTGCCCATGGAATATATATTGGAGCAGAATTGGCCCAATCCATTTAATCCAATGACAGAAATAAGGTTTGGTCTGCCTCGGAGGTGCACTGTAGCACTCGATATTTATAATATTCTGGGGCAGAAAGTTGCGACAATTTTAGATAAGATTCTGCCTGGCGGATACTATGTCGCACGCTGGGATGGGGCAGTATCAGGCGGCAAATCTGCCGCGAACGGAATATATTTCTATCGCCTCACAGCCGGTGACTTTGAAGCGACGAAGAAAATGGTGCTGTTGAAGTAG